The candidate division WOR-3 bacterium genome window below encodes:
- a CDS encoding HDIG domain-containing protein, which produces MMRKEAYELLVQRLKNKNLFKHCLAVEACLRKLAQRFGEDEESWGIAGLLHDIDYEETEGDPARHGLEGAMFLQSLGIDEVIVRAVKAHSGHLGPSSKLDWALFSADPLTGLIVAGALMHPEKKLSALDVDFVLRRFKEKRFAAGANREQITACKNVGLELEQFVQICLESMQGIAEDLGL; this is translated from the coding sequence ATGATGCGAAAAGAGGCTTATGAACTGCTTGTGCAGAGGCTCAAGAATAAGAATCTGTTCAAACATTGCCTTGCAGTTGAGGCTTGCCTGAGGAAGTTAGCACAACGGTTCGGTGAAGATGAGGAATCATGGGGTATTGCTGGATTGCTCCATGACATCGATTACGAGGAAACTGAAGGTGATCCCGCTCGCCACGGCTTAGAGGGCGCGATGTTCCTCCAGAGCCTGGGGATTGATGAGGTTATAGTCCGTGCGGTGAAAGCACATTCCGGGCACCTCGGGCCCTCTTCAAAATTAGACTGGGCTTTATTCAGCGCAGATCCACTGACCGGATTGATTGTCGCAGGTGCACTCATGCATCCTGAGAAGAAATTGAGTGCACTGGACGTGGATTTCGTGCTGCGGCGGTTCAAGGAAAAGCGATTTGCTGCCGGCGCGAACAGGGAACAAATAACCGCCTGCAAGAATGTGGGGCTGGAACTGGAGCAATTTGTCCAAATATGCCTTGAAAGTATGCAGGGCAT